A section of the Aminiphilus circumscriptus DSM 16581 genome encodes:
- a CDS encoding TAXI family TRAP transporter solute-binding subunit → MIGRRTGMRRNLCCAVALMVALLSASMACADAPLRFATAASGGIWNAMGGVMGEEFGKNGIPVSVTTGGSIPNLVNMSQGKVDVAFTVLYPGMSVDPEGPFKGQSLENVRLLAHLYPQYVYFVIRKDFADKNGITTVGDLFNKKLPFRYATLARGNITEFLVRQIMDAYGVTEEDFTAWGGQVNYSSYADGVNQMADGHVDAYVVSSGLPLSAIMDLESRIDVVLLPFENEILKKMWDRFGTQAYLIPKGSYKSATTDIPTVGAMTSMVVRVDLPEETVYTMTKLLFEHRDEMAAAVKALEALELKTASEKIEFPFHPGAERYYKEQGF, encoded by the coding sequence GTGATTGGAAGAAGAACGGGAATGCGTCGGAATCTTTGCTGTGCGGTGGCTCTGATGGTGGCGCTCCTGAGTGCGTCGATGGCGTGTGCGGACGCACCGCTCCGTTTTGCCACGGCCGCGTCGGGGGGCATCTGGAACGCCATGGGGGGCGTCATGGGTGAAGAGTTCGGCAAGAACGGCATTCCCGTGTCGGTCACCACGGGGGGGTCCATTCCGAACCTGGTCAACATGAGCCAGGGGAAGGTGGACGTGGCCTTCACCGTGCTCTATCCGGGCATGTCCGTCGACCCCGAGGGACCGTTCAAGGGGCAGAGTCTCGAGAACGTCCGTTTGCTGGCTCATCTCTATCCCCAGTACGTCTATTTCGTGATTCGCAAGGACTTCGCCGACAAGAACGGCATCACCACCGTGGGTGATCTCTTCAACAAGAAGCTTCCCTTCCGCTATGCCACGCTTGCTCGGGGAAACATCACGGAATTTCTGGTGCGCCAGATCATGGACGCCTACGGTGTCACCGAGGAGGATTTCACCGCCTGGGGCGGACAGGTGAACTACAGCTCCTATGCGGACGGCGTCAACCAGATGGCGGACGGCCACGTGGACGCCTACGTGGTCTCCTCGGGGCTGCCCCTCAGTGCCATCATGGATCTTGAGAGCCGGATCGACGTGGTGCTTCTTCCTTTCGAAAACGAGATTCTGAAGAAGATGTGGGATCGTTTCGGCACCCAGGCGTATCTCATCCCCAAAGGAAGCTACAAGAGCGCCACGACGGACATTCCCACCGTGGGGGCCATGACCTCCATGGTCGTGCGGGTGGACCTTCCCGAGGAAACGGTCTACACCATGACGAAACTTCTCTTCGAGCACCGGGACGAGATGGCCGCGGCCGTAAAGGCCCTCGAAGCGCTGGAGCTCAAAACGGCCTCGGAGAAGATCGAGTTCCCCTTCCACCCGGGTGCGGAACGCTACTACAAAGAGCAGGGATTTTAG
- a CDS encoding glycerophosphodiester phosphodiesterase translates to MKRNMFLALLVVCLLAGMAAAEEMGKRFLVIGHRGACGYVPEHTLRSYELAIEMGADYVEPDLVSTKDGVLICRHECEIGATTDAAKKFPDRKKKVVIDGVEEEGWFAEDFTLAEIKTLRVKERTDFRDHSKDGLYEIPTFQEMISLVKAKEKEKGRVIGIYPETKHPSYHDAIGLSLEEPLLAVLKQNGYDRADAPVFIQSFEIDNLKELKGKTNIRLIQLFDEYDMKPGCVLAKGGTTTYRNMATPEMLKEIATYAYGIGPWKELILARDKDNKLQPETNLLQDAHAAGLAVHIYTMRNEAKYLAAEYNGDPREEYRKWIALGVDGFFTDFPDTAVQVRLEVSR, encoded by the coding sequence ATGAAGCGGAACATGTTCCTGGCTCTGCTGGTGGTGTGTCTCCTGGCGGGAATGGCCGCCGCGGAGGAGATGGGGAAGCGTTTCCTGGTGATCGGCCACCGGGGGGCCTGCGGCTACGTGCCGGAGCACACCCTCAGGTCCTACGAACTGGCGATCGAGATGGGCGCGGACTATGTGGAACCCGACCTTGTCTCCACCAAAGACGGAGTGCTCATCTGCCGTCATGAGTGCGAAATCGGCGCCACCACGGACGCGGCGAAGAAATTCCCCGACAGAAAGAAAAAGGTCGTCATCGACGGCGTGGAGGAAGAGGGATGGTTCGCCGAGGATTTCACCCTTGCGGAGATCAAGACCCTGCGGGTGAAGGAGCGGACGGATTTTCGGGATCACTCCAAGGACGGGCTCTACGAGATTCCCACCTTCCAGGAGATGATCAGCCTCGTCAAAGCCAAGGAAAAGGAGAAGGGGCGGGTCATCGGCATCTATCCCGAGACCAAACATCCCTCCTACCATGATGCCATCGGTCTCTCCCTTGAAGAGCCCCTTCTGGCGGTCCTGAAGCAGAACGGTTACGACCGGGCCGACGCTCCCGTGTTCATCCAGTCCTTCGAGATCGATAACCTGAAGGAACTGAAGGGAAAGACGAACATCCGCCTCATCCAGCTCTTCGACGAGTACGACATGAAACCCGGATGCGTGCTCGCCAAGGGAGGTACCACCACCTACCGGAACATGGCCACGCCGGAGATGCTGAAGGAGATCGCCACCTACGCCTACGGCATCGGACCGTGGAAAGAACTCATCCTCGCCAGGGACAAGGACAACAAGCTTCAGCCCGAGACGAACCTGTTGCAGGATGCCCACGCGGCAGGGCTTGCGGTGCACATCTACACCATGCGCAACGAGGCCAAGTATCTCGCGGCGGAATACAACGGCGATCCCCGGGAGGAATACCGCAAGTGGATCGCTCTCGGCGTGGACGGTTTCTTCACGGATTTCCCCGACACGGCCGTGCAGGTGCGCCTGGAGGTCAGCCGGTAA
- a CDS encoding TAXI family TRAP transporter solute-binding subunit, with product MRKFLVAALAVILVLGTLGTGFAAKEGWPDQLRFMAGPPGGNWFAMGGAMADLWTKEVLQTTSSTGGGVANIVNVNAAKADMGLSVTSMMGAAAKGEDPYKEVLGNAGLFANLYRQYTYFIMRKDYAEKNGIKTLGDVMEKKLPIRFATLKPGTASEFVIKSILQKGYGVSWEDIKKWGGSVEFSNYDDGGNLLADNHLDCFAFAVGRAASVVMKIESQTEVVLLPVDESARKAMADAYGTTTFDIEPGIYKSVTEPVPVVGDYTCVVIRQDLPEDLVYELAKSLWGGKATIASAIKDLEELDPKEAISVGVPAHPGAVKFWKEAAGN from the coding sequence ATGAGAAAGTTTCTGGTAGCAGCACTTGCGGTCATTCTTGTTCTCGGTACGCTCGGCACGGGATTCGCGGCGAAGGAGGGGTGGCCCGATCAGCTCCGGTTCATGGCGGGGCCTCCCGGAGGCAACTGGTTCGCCATGGGCGGAGCCATGGCGGATCTGTGGACGAAGGAAGTCCTCCAGACCACCAGCAGCACCGGCGGCGGCGTGGCGAACATCGTGAACGTGAACGCCGCGAAGGCGGACATGGGGCTCTCCGTGACCTCCATGATGGGCGCAGCGGCAAAGGGAGAGGATCCCTACAAAGAGGTCCTCGGCAACGCGGGGCTCTTCGCGAACCTCTACCGGCAGTACACCTACTTCATCATGCGCAAGGACTACGCGGAAAAGAACGGCATCAAGACGCTGGGCGACGTCATGGAGAAGAAGCTCCCCATCCGCTTCGCCACCCTGAAACCCGGCACGGCCTCGGAATTCGTCATCAAGTCCATTCTCCAGAAGGGATACGGCGTCTCCTGGGAGGACATCAAGAAGTGGGGCGGCTCCGTGGAGTTCAGCAACTACGATGACGGCGGCAATCTCCTCGCCGACAACCATCTGGACTGCTTCGCCTTCGCCGTGGGGCGGGCCGCGTCGGTGGTCATGAAGATCGAGAGCCAGACGGAGGTGGTACTCCTTCCCGTGGACGAATCGGCCCGGAAGGCCATGGCGGACGCCTACGGCACCACCACCTTCGACATCGAGCCCGGCATCTACAAGAGCGTCACCGAGCCCGTTCCCGTCGTGGGAGACTACACCTGCGTCGTCATCCGCCAGGACCTCCCGGAGGACCTCGTCTACGAGCTGGCGAAATCCCTCTGGGGCGGAAAGGCCACCATCGCCTCGGCCATCAAGGACCTGGAGGAGCTGGATCCCAAAGAGGCCATTTCCGTGGGCGTCCCCGCTCATCCCGGCGCGGTGAAGTTCTGGAAGGAAGCCGCGGGCAACTAG
- a CDS encoding response regulator transcription factor, translating into MAQKILLVDDDPDLVEVVRKGLVERGYHVVTASGGSEGFAAALEHRPDLIILDIVMPRMDGIQVLQRLRRHSDTADTPVLFLTARSSVSDRVLGLEHGADDYLVKPFYLQELLARVSTLLRRGKRAVSETAAAFPGGNGKAKMVDLGDVALNLESRRAFVRGEEIRLTKTECDLLAYLMTHAGEVLSSQELLQQVWGFPQGTTDTGLVRWHVRNLRSKIETDPEQPEVILTISRRGYVFAGGEEE; encoded by the coding sequence GTGGCACAGAAGATTCTTCTCGTGGACGATGATCCCGACCTGGTGGAAGTGGTGCGCAAGGGGCTTGTCGAAAGAGGCTATCACGTGGTCACCGCTTCGGGGGGGAGCGAGGGATTTGCCGCGGCGCTCGAACACCGACCGGATCTGATCATCCTCGATATCGTCATGCCTCGCATGGATGGCATTCAGGTCCTTCAGAGACTTCGCCGTCACAGTGACACGGCGGACACGCCGGTGCTCTTTCTCACCGCCCGTTCCTCCGTGTCGGACCGGGTTCTCGGGCTGGAGCACGGCGCGGACGATTACCTCGTGAAGCCCTTCTACCTTCAGGAGTTGCTGGCCCGGGTCTCCACGCTGCTGCGGCGCGGCAAGCGTGCCGTTTCCGAGACGGCGGCGGCTTTTCCCGGAGGAAACGGCAAGGCGAAGATGGTCGATCTCGGCGATGTCGCTCTGAACCTGGAGTCGCGGCGGGCCTTCGTGCGGGGTGAAGAGATCCGCCTCACCAAGACCGAGTGCGACCTTCTGGCCTACCTCATGACCCACGCGGGAGAGGTGCTTTCCAGCCAGGAACTGCTCCAGCAGGTGTGGGGATTTCCCCAGGGAACGACCGATACGGGGCTGGTGCGCTGGCACGTAAGAAATCTCCGGAGCAAGATCGAGACGGATCCGGAACAGCCCGAGGTGATTCTCACCATTTCCCGAAGAGGGTACGTCTTCGCCGGCGGCGAAGAGGAATAA
- a CDS encoding PAS domain-containing sensor histidine kinase, translating into MHEVEEDGRAPVVSGPEGPEERNGESVHGAEEVASSPCASCGESSREEDCTCPAAEDSVRRMLLPRNSRFLESADFLIHLLETAEMAESLGTLLDAATIYTILLDPEGRILFPNRLCCVRFGKSLEALLGTVVFDLFPPELAASRRARFEEAVASRSRVSFRDRAADGTFFDMTVVPIFRNERVFRVAVFANDVTDLVVTRHALEVSEERFRLVLEGSGEGYWDWDIPAGTVYHSPRCAELLGYDPSEIEAADLNSWRSYVHPDDIPMVESAIRANLEGTIAFFEVQVRVRAKNGAQKWVLSRAKVTARDEAGRPLRMSGVHVDITAVKQTEVELAKAGRLLTQLGEMNQALQANRLATMGTMVAGVTHEINNPVASIRMNAELLRENLTTPRRKNKAELLEERLDYVNAIVRLTERLERIVDGLKSFSRRREIRVEPVLLASCLAESWKLACSDRKRVANVEMDMQVETDIRVSADSQQLLQVFVNVLLNAVKAVNRMERPLGHLWVRGKKSGGEAVVTIEDDGCGIDPQDLPHIFDPFFSTDPASGMGLGLSVTHSILVAHGGSIAAASELGKGTTVTIRLPLIPSL; encoded by the coding sequence GTGCACGAGGTCGAGGAGGACGGGCGGGCTCCGGTCGTTTCCGGTCCGGAGGGGCCGGAGGAACGGAACGGAGAATCGGTGCACGGCGCGGAGGAGGTTGCGTCCTCTCCGTGTGCGTCCTGCGGCGAATCTTCCCGGGAGGAGGACTGCACTTGTCCCGCCGCGGAAGACTCCGTGCGCCGGATGCTGCTTCCCCGGAACAGCCGCTTTCTGGAATCGGCGGACTTTCTGATCCACCTCCTGGAGACCGCGGAGATGGCGGAGTCTCTGGGAACGCTTCTCGATGCCGCCACGATCTACACGATCCTGCTCGATCCGGAGGGGCGGATTCTCTTTCCGAACCGTCTCTGCTGCGTTCGGTTCGGCAAGAGCTTGGAGGCGCTGCTTGGTACGGTGGTGTTCGATCTCTTTCCGCCCGAACTGGCGGCCTCTCGCCGCGCCAGATTCGAGGAGGCCGTCGCTTCGAGAAGCAGGGTGTCCTTCCGTGACCGTGCCGCGGACGGCACGTTCTTCGACATGACCGTCGTTCCCATCTTCCGGAACGAGCGCGTGTTCCGCGTGGCGGTCTTCGCCAACGACGTGACGGATCTGGTGGTGACCCGTCACGCCCTGGAGGTGAGCGAGGAGCGGTTTCGCCTGGTTCTCGAAGGAAGCGGCGAGGGGTACTGGGATTGGGACATCCCGGCGGGAACGGTCTATCATAGCCCCCGCTGTGCGGAACTTTTGGGGTACGATCCGAGCGAGATCGAAGCAGCGGACCTGAACTCCTGGCGAAGCTATGTTCATCCCGACGACATTCCCATGGTGGAGAGCGCGATCCGGGCCAACCTGGAGGGAACGATCGCCTTCTTCGAAGTGCAGGTCCGGGTTCGCGCCAAAAACGGAGCGCAAAAATGGGTTCTCTCCCGGGCGAAGGTGACCGCCCGGGACGAGGCGGGGCGCCCTCTGCGCATGAGCGGCGTTCACGTGGACATCACCGCGGTGAAGCAAACGGAGGTGGAGCTCGCCAAGGCGGGGCGGCTCTTGACGCAGCTCGGGGAGATGAATCAAGCGCTACAGGCGAACCGTCTCGCCACCATGGGCACCATGGTGGCGGGCGTGACTCACGAGATCAACAACCCCGTGGCATCCATCCGCATGAACGCGGAACTGCTCCGGGAGAACCTGACCACGCCGCGGCGCAAGAACAAGGCGGAACTCCTGGAGGAGCGGTTGGATTACGTGAATGCCATCGTGCGCCTCACGGAACGGCTGGAGCGCATTGTAGACGGGCTCAAATCCTTCTCGCGCCGCAGGGAGATCCGCGTGGAGCCCGTCCTTCTGGCGTCGTGTCTCGCCGAATCGTGGAAGCTGGCCTGTTCCGACCGAAAGCGCGTGGCGAACGTGGAGATGGACATGCAGGTCGAGACGGACATCCGGGTTTCCGCGGATTCCCAGCAGTTGCTCCAGGTCTTCGTGAACGTGCTGCTCAACGCGGTGAAGGCGGTGAACCGCATGGAGCGCCCGCTGGGGCATCTGTGGGTGCGGGGGAAGAAGAGCGGCGGTGAGGCGGTGGTCACCATCGAGGACGACGGGTGCGGCATCGATCCCCAGGATCTTCCCCACATCTTCGATCCCTTCTTTTCCACGGATCCCGCCTCGGGCATGGGGCTCGGGCTCTCGGTCACCCACAGCATCCTCGTGGCGCACGGGGGGAGCATCGCCGCCGCGAGCGAACTCGGCAAAGGCACCACGGTCACGATTCGCCTTCCCCTCATCCCCTCATTGTAA
- a CDS encoding TRAP transporter permease: MRELTGRTKQFIYVYVILMGCFHLYTAIFGSYEAYLQRAIHLSWVLPLGFLLYPATKSAPKDSIPLYDWILAALSAVPGLYVMQNYSNIAMRIVQVDPVTTVQIALAFLLTVLLLEGTRRVVGFPLALIAAFFAGYMYFGHLLPGIMKGLSFTIPEVAEQLFLTDEGIYAIPLGVSATFVMVFLIFGGFLEKSGIGAYFMEFAQAFAGTTPGGPAKIAVVSSCLFGSISGSAVANVYGTGTFTIPLMKRLGYAPYFAGAVEAVASSGGQIMPPIMGAGAFIMASLLGIQYGRIVIAAIVPALLYYAAVFLMVHLRALKRGLKGLSPEELPSKRGVVKRLYNLIPIVGLVWMLMTGYSPMLSAVLGIGMAWLVSLPSREHRMGPKAILDAIYAGAKNIPVVGIACASAGIIVGSVALTGFGFKFVGFIFSFAGNIPFLALLLIMLISLVLGMGLPTTGAYILAAALGVPALVKMGFSPLSAHMFVFYFAIVSAITPPVALAAYAASSIAGASPNQTGFQAMRLGILAFIVPFAFCYDPSLLLQGTALQNLAAVAGGATAALAMGFAMEGYLAGLLSLWQRGIFLLAGLACLTPLYTLKGAGIALTIAGMALFWGKGPKQTPRTPAQAA, from the coding sequence ATGCGGGAACTTACGGGCAGGACCAAGCAGTTCATCTACGTCTATGTGATTCTCATGGGATGCTTCCATCTCTACACGGCCATCTTCGGCTCCTACGAGGCCTATCTCCAGCGGGCGATCCATCTCTCCTGGGTGCTGCCCCTCGGCTTTCTCCTCTATCCGGCCACGAAATCCGCTCCCAAGGACAGCATCCCTCTCTACGACTGGATTCTGGCCGCCCTCTCCGCCGTTCCTGGGCTGTACGTGATGCAAAACTACAGCAACATCGCCATGCGCATCGTCCAGGTGGACCCGGTGACGACGGTGCAGATCGCCCTGGCCTTTCTCCTCACGGTACTCCTCCTGGAGGGTACGCGGCGAGTGGTGGGCTTTCCTCTGGCGCTCATCGCGGCGTTCTTCGCGGGATACATGTACTTCGGCCACCTGCTGCCGGGAATCATGAAGGGACTCTCCTTCACCATCCCCGAGGTGGCGGAGCAGCTCTTCCTCACCGACGAGGGCATCTACGCCATTCCCCTCGGCGTCTCCGCCACCTTCGTCATGGTCTTCCTCATCTTCGGCGGCTTTCTCGAAAAAAGCGGCATCGGGGCCTACTTCATGGAGTTCGCCCAGGCCTTCGCGGGCACCACACCGGGCGGCCCGGCGAAGATCGCCGTGGTGAGTTCCTGTCTCTTCGGCTCCATCTCGGGCTCCGCCGTGGCGAACGTGTACGGCACGGGGACCTTTACGATTCCCCTGATGAAACGCCTGGGGTACGCCCCCTACTTCGCGGGGGCCGTGGAGGCCGTGGCGAGTTCGGGAGGACAGATCATGCCGCCCATCATGGGAGCCGGAGCCTTCATCATGGCCTCCCTCCTGGGAATCCAGTACGGCAGAATCGTCATCGCCGCCATCGTGCCCGCGCTGCTGTACTACGCGGCGGTGTTTCTCATGGTGCACCTCCGGGCCCTCAAACGGGGGCTCAAGGGACTTTCACCGGAGGAACTTCCCTCCAAGCGGGGCGTGGTGAAACGCCTCTACAACCTGATTCCCATCGTAGGACTCGTGTGGATGCTCATGACGGGGTACTCGCCCATGCTCTCGGCGGTGCTCGGCATCGGCATGGCCTGGCTCGTCTCCCTTCCGAGCAGGGAGCACCGCATGGGGCCGAAGGCGATCCTCGACGCCATCTACGCCGGAGCGAAGAACATTCCCGTGGTGGGCATCGCCTGCGCCTCCGCGGGCATCATCGTGGGCTCCGTGGCACTCACGGGCTTCGGCTTCAAATTCGTGGGGTTCATCTTCTCCTTCGCGGGAAACATTCCCTTCCTGGCACTGCTCCTCATCATGCTCATCTCCCTCGTCCTCGGAATGGGGCTCCCCACCACGGGCGCCTACATTCTCGCGGCGGCCCTGGGCGTTCCCGCGCTGGTGAAGATGGGGTTTTCCCCCCTGAGCGCCCACATGTTCGTCTTCTACTTCGCCATCGTCTCGGCCATCACGCCCCCTGTGGCGCTCGCGGCCTACGCGGCCAGCTCCATCGCCGGGGCAAGCCCGAACCAGACGGGTTTCCAGGCCATGCGCCTGGGCATTCTGGCCTTCATCGTCCCCTTCGCCTTCTGCTACGACCCATCGCTGCTCCTGCAGGGAACGGCCCTGCAGAACCTCGCCGCCGTGGCGGGAGGCGCCACAGCGGCCCTGGCGATGGGCTTCGCCATGGAGGGCTATCTGGCGGGACTGCTCTCCCTGTGGCAGCGAGGGATCTTTCTCCTTGCGGGACTGGCCTGCCTCACGCCGCTGTACACCCTCAAGGGGGCGGGCATCGCCCTGACCATCGCAGGTATGGCGCTCTTCTGGGGAAAGGGACCGAAGCAAACACCCCGGACACCCGCACAAGCGGCGTAA